In Pelmatolapia mariae isolate MD_Pm_ZW linkage group LG2, Pm_UMD_F_2, whole genome shotgun sequence, one DNA window encodes the following:
- the gstt2 gene encoding glutathione S-transferase theta-2 — MIQEVLTRRCSVLPGSCNLCCVQLSVRVQGALWSSCQAAEPQRKTNCCQLTLFCAFLAGLTDKNASVTMATGRLVEVYLDLLSQPCRAVHILLACTKIPHRVRTVALRKGEHRTPDFTKLNPMQKVPVMVDGGFVLTESDAIMKYLATKYDVPEHWYPRQPERRARVDEYTAWHHTNTRPHAAKVFILEMLLPAQSGSPVDEARLNRALSDLDDTLDKLESMFLRRQPFLCGDDITVADLLAVCELTQPLAGGRDVLKERPQLQRWRSQVQSAVGEAFDQAHSVLYALRDHRRARL; from the exons ATGATCCAG GAGGTGTTAACGAGGCGCTGCAGTGTCCTCCCAGGAAGCTGTAACCTTTGCTGCGTGCAGTTGTCGGTGCGGGtgcagggggcgctgtggagcagCTGTCAGGCTGCAGAGCCTCAGAGGAAGACGAACTGCTGCCAGCTCAcgcttttttgtgcttttttagcCGGTTTAACGGATAAAAACGCCTcggtcaccatggcaacaggcCGGCTGGTGGAGGTGTACCTGGACCTTCTATCGCAGCCCTGCCGGGCGGTGCACATCCTGCTCGCCTGCACCAAAATCCCGCACAGAGTGCGCACCGTGGCGCTGCGGAAAG GAGAACATCGGACTCCGGACTTCACCAAGCTGAACCCCATGCAGAAGGTTCCTGTCATGGTGGACGGCGGCTTTGTCCTCACAgagag CGACGCCATCATGAAGTACCTCGCCACCAAGTACGATGTCCCAGAGCACTGGTATCCACGGCAACCAGAGAGACGAGCCCGAGTGGACGAGTACACAGCGTGGCATCACACCAACACACGACCGCACGCTGCTAAAGTCTTCATCCTGGAG ATGCTGCTCCCGGCTCAGTCTGGCTCTCCGGTGGATGAGGCCCGTTTGAATCGCGCTCTCTCCGACCTCGATGACACGCTGGATAAACTGGAGTCCATGTTTCTTCGCCGCCAGCCTTTCCTCTGCGGTGATGACATCACTGTGGCCGATCTGCTCGCGGTGTGCGAGCTCACGCAG CCTCTGGCCGGGGGCAGAGACGTCCTGAAGGAGCGTCCTCAGCTGCAGCGGTGGAGGAGTCAAGTCCAGTCGGCCGTCGGTGAGGCGTTCGACCAAGCTCACAGCGTCCTGTATGCCCTCAGAGACCACCGCCGAGCCCGGCTGTGA